The Peribacillus sp. FSL E2-0218 genome contains a region encoding:
- a CDS encoding SDR family oxidoreductase, with amino-acid sequence MDQLKGKIAIITGVSRLKGIGAAICQELAESGYHIFFTYWTEYDKEMPWGIESDEPMKLQEELLKKGIKVSCMELDLTQNDAPEQLMNQVSEQLGHPDILINNAAYSTNNDFSNITAEELDQHYLVNVRATTLLSSKFAQRFEKKSGGRIVNLTSGQFQGPMPGELAYATTKGAVDALTLTLSAELAPLGITVNAVNPGPTDTGWMTEEIKNELKPMFPFGRIGKPKDIAKTIKFLVSEEADWVTGQVIHSEGGFRR; translated from the coding sequence ATGGATCAGTTAAAAGGAAAAATTGCGATCATAACGGGAGTAAGCCGGCTGAAAGGGATTGGGGCTGCCATTTGTCAGGAGTTAGCTGAATCCGGGTATCATATATTTTTCACTTATTGGACCGAATATGATAAAGAAATGCCCTGGGGCATTGAATCCGATGAGCCCATGAAATTGCAAGAAGAGTTATTGAAAAAAGGTATAAAGGTATCGTGTATGGAGTTGGATTTAACTCAAAATGATGCCCCGGAACAGCTTATGAACCAAGTTTCCGAACAGCTAGGTCATCCGGATATCTTGATTAATAACGCAGCATACTCGACCAACAACGATTTTTCCAATATAACGGCCGAAGAATTGGATCAACATTATCTGGTGAATGTCCGTGCAACAACCCTGCTGAGCAGTAAATTTGCCCAAAGGTTCGAAAAGAAATCAGGCGGAAGGATAGTCAACCTCACTTCAGGCCAATTTCAAGGGCCGATGCCAGGCGAATTGGCCTATGCCACAACAAAAGGGGCTGTAGATGCGCTAACCCTAACATTGTCGGCTGAATTGGCCCCCTTAGGAATTACGGTTAATGCAGTAAACCCTGGTCCAACTGATACGGGGTGGATGACGGAGGAGATAAAAAATGAACTTAAACCGATGTTTCCCTTCGGTAGAATCGGAAAACCGAAAGATATTGCAAAAACGATCAAATTTCTCGTAAGCGAGGAAGCAGATTGGGTAACAGGCCAGGTTATTCATTCAGAGGGCGGTTTCAGAAGGTGA
- a CDS encoding 2,3-butanediol dehydrogenase — MKALIWHNRKDIRLEEIDEPVVQAGQVKMKVKWCGICGSDLHEYLGGPIFIPVDKPHPLTNEVAPITLGHEFSGEVVEVGEGVINYKVGDRVVVEPIFATHGHQGAYNLDEQMGFLGLAGGGGGLSEYVAVDEELLFKLPEDLSYEQGALVEPAAVALYAVRSSKVKAGDKVAVFGCGPIGLLVIEALKAAGATDIYAVEISPERQAKAKELEAIIINPADVEDTVAEIARLTDGGVDVSFEVTGVPAVLRQAIQSTGIGGETIIVSIWEKGAEILPNDIVTKERTVKGIIGYRNVFPAVLSLMQKGYFSADKLVTKKIALDNVIEEGFESLIKEKNQVKILVKSERS; from the coding sequence ATGAAAGCGCTAATATGGCATAATCGAAAAGACATTCGTCTAGAAGAGATAGATGAACCGGTTGTACAAGCAGGTCAAGTAAAAATGAAAGTAAAATGGTGCGGCATTTGCGGAAGCGATTTGCACGAATACTTAGGGGGTCCGATCTTCATTCCAGTGGATAAACCGCATCCTTTAACTAACGAGGTTGCTCCAATAACATTGGGACACGAATTTTCAGGTGAAGTAGTGGAGGTTGGCGAAGGAGTTATTAACTATAAAGTGGGCGATCGTGTAGTGGTTGAGCCGATCTTTGCTACACATGGCCACCAAGGTGCCTATAACCTTGATGAACAAATGGGATTCCTGGGCTTAGCCGGCGGGGGCGGAGGTCTTAGTGAATATGTTGCTGTCGACGAAGAATTATTGTTTAAACTTCCAGAAGATTTGTCTTATGAGCAAGGCGCATTGGTAGAACCAGCAGCAGTTGCTCTTTATGCCGTACGTTCAAGTAAAGTGAAAGCTGGGGACAAGGTGGCCGTGTTTGGCTGCGGACCAATTGGACTGCTCGTAATCGAAGCATTGAAGGCAGCAGGTGCCACTGATATTTATGCAGTCGAAATCTCCCCTGAAAGACAGGCAAAAGCAAAAGAATTAGAAGCCATCATCATTAATCCAGCTGATGTTGAGGATACAGTAGCTGAAATTGCTAGATTAACAGATGGCGGTGTCGATGTCTCATTTGAAGTGACAGGAGTACCTGCTGTATTGCGTCAAGCCATTCAATCCACTGGGATTGGCGGCGAAACGATTATCGTCAGTATATGGGAAAAAGGAGCAGAAATCCTGCCAAATGATATCGTAACGAAAGAACGCACGGTCAAAGGCATCATTGGCTACCGCAATGTATTCCCGGCCGTATTATCCTTAATGCAAAAAGGATACTTTTCTGCCGATAAATTAGTAACGAAAAAAATCGCATTAGACAATGTTATTGAAGAAGGATTTGAAAGCTTGATCAAGGAAAAAAACCAGGTAAAAATCCTAGTAAAATCTGAACGGTCTTAA
- a CDS encoding LysR family transcriptional regulator → MNIEQLKYMVEIAKTGSLKEAADNLHLTLPALSQSIKNLEKELNIILFHRSRRGSVPTEEGYRLIEKANNVLLKLQEFVDEAEAYTQTMNGEIKIATYPGPMEMLVGVISDIKREYPKIKASIYENSTESIITKVLESEVDVGFITYTEKEEKKYRNLVFKKLLEGHMVAAVNKNSPLAQNDLITEEMLMNEPIVLYNDIYIHDFMKGFTSFPFDILFTTNNVDTIRNTLENNTAINIGFDYAFKTDAGLSKSDEYVVINFAAPHYKTYSFGYIYNTNNGLSRIIREFLKRIHGTIVG, encoded by the coding sequence ATGAATATCGAACAATTAAAATATATGGTGGAAATAGCGAAAACGGGTTCACTTAAAGAAGCTGCCGATAATCTGCATCTTACCTTACCAGCTCTGAGCCAATCGATAAAGAATTTAGAAAAGGAATTAAATATTATCCTTTTTCACCGTTCTCGAAGAGGATCTGTTCCAACAGAAGAAGGATATAGGCTGATTGAGAAAGCAAATAACGTATTATTGAAGCTTCAAGAATTCGTTGATGAAGCAGAAGCTTATACACAGACAATGAATGGAGAAATAAAAATTGCCACATACCCAGGGCCAATGGAAATGCTGGTGGGGGTTATTTCAGATATAAAACGTGAGTATCCGAAAATTAAAGCATCCATCTATGAAAACAGTACCGAGTCGATTATCACGAAAGTACTCGAAAGTGAAGTAGATGTTGGATTCATAACATACACGGAAAAAGAGGAAAAAAAGTATCGGAATCTTGTGTTTAAAAAATTGTTGGAAGGTCATATGGTTGCTGCGGTAAACAAGAACTCACCATTAGCCCAAAATGATCTGATTACAGAAGAAATGTTAATGAATGAACCAATCGTTTTATACAATGATATTTACATACACGATTTTATGAAGGGCTTTACTTCATTCCCGTTTGATATTCTGTTTACCACCAACAATGTAGATACGATTCGTAACACGCTGGAAAACAACACGGCAATCAATATTGGATTTGATTATGCCTTCAAAACGGACGCCGGTTTATCCAAAAGTGACGAGTATGTGGTCATTAACTTTGCTGCTCCACATTATAAAACGTATTCCTTCGGATACATTTATAACACGAACAATGGACTTTCAAGAATTATAAGAGAGTTCTTAAAACGGATCCATGGCACGATAGTAGGGTAG
- a CDS encoding GntP family permease codes for MEIIQVVGILLAIAFIIYAAMKGFSILIVAPIAAVIVILTNQMDFFPALIGKENSYMTGLTGFVVNFFAIFILGSILAKYIDVSGAAQSIAEKVLEKTGTEKPFPVLVAIFFISALLTYGGISLFVVIFVLIPLAKPLFKQLNIAWNLVLIPVTLGFGSFTMTMLPGTPSIQNVVPTAYLGTSLTAAPLLGMIGTVVAIAFTLWYMNSMLKKSMAKGETFTDFDVSGSEGDVKKELPTVFISILPILLLIVIILVGSTFKVGNILIIGLVVAIIVSAFVFNKYIPNQKALINEGASGSIMPVFLTSSAVAFGVIITLAPGFKFISDTILGIPGNPLISLSVASAVFGAITGSSSGALGIVMQAFGQSYLDMGINADVIHRVSAIASSVLTIMPHTGVVLTLFALTGLNHKNGFKYQFIGMTCVNLLALLAVILAAIIIY; via the coding sequence ATGGAAATTATTCAAGTGGTAGGTATATTACTAGCGATTGCATTTATTATATATGCTGCAATGAAAGGGTTTAGTATATTGATTGTTGCTCCGATTGCAGCCGTTATCGTCATTTTAACGAATCAAATGGATTTTTTTCCTGCCTTGATAGGGAAAGAGAATTCTTATATGACGGGTCTTACAGGTTTCGTCGTTAATTTTTTTGCTATATTCATCTTAGGGTCCATTTTAGCGAAATATATCGATGTGAGCGGGGCAGCGCAATCAATCGCCGAAAAGGTTTTAGAAAAAACAGGCACGGAAAAACCGTTTCCAGTACTGGTAGCCATTTTCTTTATAAGCGCCCTGCTGACCTATGGCGGCATTAGTTTATTTGTAGTAATCTTTGTACTCATTCCACTTGCAAAACCATTATTTAAACAATTAAATATTGCATGGAACCTAGTTTTGATTCCTGTTACACTCGGTTTTGGCTCGTTTACGATGACGATGCTGCCTGGTACTCCCTCTATACAAAATGTTGTTCCTACAGCCTATCTGGGTACATCACTTACAGCAGCACCACTTTTGGGAATGATAGGAACGGTAGTGGCCATTGCTTTTACACTATGGTATATGAATTCCATGTTAAAGAAAAGTATGGCAAAGGGAGAGACGTTTACTGATTTTGATGTTTCCGGTTCGGAAGGAGATGTGAAAAAAGAGCTTCCCACCGTCTTCATCAGTATACTTCCAATATTATTATTGATTGTCATTATTTTGGTTGGCAGTACGTTCAAAGTGGGCAATATTCTTATTATTGGATTGGTCGTTGCGATCATCGTTTCAGCATTCGTCTTTAACAAATACATTCCAAATCAAAAAGCGTTGATAAATGAAGGAGCGAGCGGTTCCATCATGCCCGTTTTCTTAACTTCATCAGCTGTAGCTTTTGGTGTTATTATAACACTGGCACCTGGATTTAAATTTATTTCCGATACAATCTTGGGGATTCCCGGTAACCCGCTAATCAGTTTATCGGTCGCTTCTGCCGTTTTTGGTGCCATAACAGGTTCATCGTCAGGCGCATTAGGGATAGTCATGCAGGCATTTGGCCAAAGTTATTTGGATATGGGAATCAACGCCGATGTTATCCATAGGGTCTCAGCGATTGCATCCTCAGTATTAACAATCATGCCTCACACCGGGGTCGTGTTAACATTATTCGCATTAACGGGGCTTAATCACAAAAACGGCTTTAAGTATCAATTCATAGGAATGACCTGTGTGAATTTACTTGCATTACTCGCAGTAATTTTAGCAGCTATCATTATTTATTAA
- a CDS encoding TetR/AcrR family transcriptional regulator — MDMEFVITSKRKDANKNAVKILEAAKIVFAQKGHETTIEEVAVEAKVGVGTIYRRFNNKHQLANAVAYEVIAEIYEEQVRILKSNLTTIEKVKHVFACYAKITIKYGEIHQMIVDLLVSEKGEEDLKESFLLGLKKLYAEVITNGQKENIFREGDPRLYEIILQNMINPQMVKQIAEIMPLEETPSFLADVALNGLLLKK, encoded by the coding sequence ATGGATATGGAATTCGTCATTACTTCCAAGAGAAAAGATGCCAATAAAAATGCAGTTAAAATCCTTGAAGCAGCTAAAATTGTATTTGCCCAAAAGGGTCACGAAACAACGATCGAAGAAGTAGCTGTAGAAGCAAAGGTGGGGGTAGGAACAATATATAGACGGTTTAATAATAAGCACCAATTAGCAAATGCAGTTGCCTACGAGGTTATTGCAGAAATATATGAAGAACAAGTACGGATTTTAAAATCCAATTTAACAACGATCGAGAAAGTTAAGCATGTGTTTGCTTGCTATGCAAAAATCACTATAAAATATGGAGAAATCCATCAGATGATTGTTGATTTATTAGTCTCTGAAAAAGGGGAAGAAGATCTTAAAGAATCCTTTTTATTAGGATTAAAGAAACTTTATGCTGAGGTTATAACAAATGGGCAAAAAGAAAACATTTTTAGGGAAGGCGATCCAAGGTTATATGAAATTATTCTCCAAAATATGATAAACCCTCAAATGGTTAAACAAATAGCTGAAATTATGCCGTTAGAAGAAACCCCAAGTTTCTTAGCAGATGTGGCTCTCAATGGCTTATTGCTAAAAAAATAA
- a CDS encoding biotin/lipoyl-containing protein, which yields MSKNALNVMNHEDVENLIILIEKLEESPFNYLKLEKQDFKIVIGKNGITETAEASNDNEKDAVINPEKPESLQSTKNEAAAAFEQLTQKPVPEQLNSVKEEQEAGVVAIEATTAGIFYAQPEPAAAPYVKVGDRVEEDYTVGLIEIMKVYSAISAGVAGEIVKIHVKDAQLVEYGQPLYSVKVK from the coding sequence ATGAGCAAAAATGCATTAAATGTAATGAATCATGAAGATGTGGAAAATTTAATAATTCTTATTGAAAAATTAGAGGAATCTCCCTTCAATTATTTAAAGCTGGAGAAACAAGATTTTAAAATTGTGATCGGAAAAAATGGTATAACAGAAACGGCTGAAGCTAGTAACGATAATGAAAAAGATGCAGTAATAAATCCCGAAAAGCCTGAATCATTACAATCGACTAAGAATGAAGCAGCGGCAGCATTTGAACAATTGACTCAAAAACCGGTGCCTGAACAACTGAATTCAGTAAAAGAAGAACAAGAAGCGGGAGTTGTTGCCATTGAGGCAACGACTGCAGGTATATTCTATGCCCAACCTGAACCCGCTGCAGCACCATATGTAAAGGTAGGCGATCGTGTAGAAGAAGACTATACGGTTGGCTTAATCGAGATCATGAAAGTGTACAGTGCTATATCTGCAGGTGTAGCGGGGGAGATCGTCAAAATACATGTTAAAGATGCTCAACTTGTTGAATATGGTCAGCCTTTATACTCGGTTAAAGTGAAATAA
- the accC gene encoding acetyl-CoA carboxylase biotin carboxylase subunit codes for MSISRILIINRGEIAVRIIRTCKVMGIETVLAVSEADQESLGAKLADKTVVIGPAHAAKSYLNIPVIITSALAVEADAIHPGYGFLSEVPELAEACAENDLVYVGPKPDHIFKMGNKLVARSIAQECDVPVLPGSEKVSDYEEVIRMIEKIGLPVMLKAAAGGGGRGMKIVTDKEEVKTTFESASAEAKAAFGDSTMYIEKYIANARHIEVQVLGDKYGNVIHLGERDCSTQRRHQKLVEEAMAPIIPEKLRQDIRTAAVQLAESISYQNAGTVEFIVDQDEAKFYFLEMNTRIQVEHPVTEVITGVDLIQEQINVANGETLRYVQSDIDFSGHAIECRINAEAPMEGFRPTPGLITKWQMPQGPGVRVDTHCYQGYVVPVFYDSMIAKVIVHGRDRTHAIRRMLVALDEFSVEGISTTIPFLNQVLQDEDFINGDVNTRLLEKIMANNLELI; via the coding sequence ATGAGCATTTCAAGAATATTAATTATTAATCGCGGCGAAATCGCAGTCCGGATAATACGGACATGCAAGGTCATGGGAATTGAAACGGTCCTTGCTGTTTCAGAGGCAGATCAGGAAAGCTTAGGGGCTAAATTGGCGGATAAAACAGTCGTGATTGGACCAGCTCATGCTGCAAAAAGTTATTTGAACATTCCGGTTATTATAACATCAGCATTAGCAGTTGAAGCGGATGCGATTCATCCAGGATACGGATTTCTGTCTGAAGTACCGGAATTAGCTGAAGCTTGTGCTGAAAATGATCTTGTATACGTGGGGCCAAAGCCAGACCATATCTTTAAGATGGGGAATAAATTAGTGGCTCGATCTATTGCTCAAGAATGTGATGTCCCAGTACTCCCGGGGTCAGAGAAAGTGTCTGATTATGAAGAAGTGATTCGGATGATAGAAAAAATAGGATTGCCGGTCATGTTAAAAGCGGCTGCGGGAGGCGGTGGCCGCGGAATGAAGATTGTTACCGATAAAGAAGAAGTGAAAACGACTTTTGAATCAGCATCCGCAGAAGCAAAGGCTGCTTTTGGAGATAGCACGATGTATATCGAAAAATATATTGCCAATGCACGGCACATTGAGGTACAAGTACTTGGAGATAAGTATGGAAATGTCATCCATCTAGGTGAGCGGGATTGTTCGACGCAGCGCCGTCATCAAAAATTGGTAGAAGAGGCAATGGCACCAATCATACCGGAAAAGCTCCGTCAGGATATTCGCACTGCCGCAGTCCAACTTGCTGAAAGTATTTCCTATCAAAATGCTGGTACGGTTGAGTTTATCGTCGATCAAGACGAAGCTAAGTTTTATTTTCTTGAAATGAACACTCGTATTCAAGTGGAACACCCAGTTACCGAAGTTATCACCGGAGTGGATTTAATCCAAGAGCAAATAAATGTGGCAAACGGTGAAACATTACGATATGTCCAATCAGACATTGACTTCTCCGGACATGCGATTGAATGTCGGATAAATGCTGAAGCTCCAATGGAAGGGTTCCGTCCAACTCCGGGACTCATTACAAAATGGCAAATGCCTCAAGGACCGGGTGTACGAGTGGATACCCATTGTTATCAGGGGTATGTCGTACCAGTTTTTTATGATTCGATGATTGCAAAGGTCATTGTTCATGGTCGTGATAGGACGCATGCCATTCGAAGGATGTTAGTTGCCTTGGATGAGTTTTCAGTTGAGGGAATCAGTACGACCATTCCTTTTTTAAATCAAGTTCTGCAGGATGAAGATTTTATAAATGGGGATGTAAATACGCGTTTGTTGGAAAAAATCATGGCGAATAACCTAGAACTTATTTAA
- a CDS encoding 3-keto-5-aminohexanoate cleavage protein, whose translation MEKLIITVATTGDFATKDHTPYLPTTPQEIADSIYESWQAGAAIAHVHVRDDEGKPTLDSAKYLQVVKLLEERNCDIIINFTTAGGELKDVTKRFPIVELKPEVASFDAGSFNIGPNVFIHTPAMLEQLAQKMLENNVKPELEVFDVGMIHNALRVAQKGLIKPPFFFQFVLGAQGGIPASPENLMFMRNSIPEGAIWSAIGASKDQLMINTMTILLGGHVRVGMEDAVYFRKGELAKTNAQFVARIVELAKTLGREVATPDEARAMIGLKVNNAAHA comes from the coding sequence ATGGAAAAATTGATTATTACGGTAGCTACAACAGGGGATTTCGCAACTAAGGATCATACGCCATACTTACCGACTACACCACAGGAAATAGCTGATTCAATTTATGAATCGTGGCAAGCGGGCGCAGCCATTGCTCATGTTCATGTTAGGGATGATGAAGGAAAGCCGACCCTAGACTCAGCAAAATATCTTCAAGTAGTGAAACTTCTTGAGGAGAGAAATTGTGATATCATCATCAATTTCACCACCGCTGGGGGAGAATTGAAAGATGTTACAAAACGTTTTCCGATTGTTGAATTGAAGCCTGAAGTTGCCTCTTTTGACGCAGGCTCTTTTAATATAGGACCTAATGTATTCATTCATACGCCAGCAATGTTGGAGCAATTGGCGCAAAAGATGCTGGAAAACAACGTCAAACCGGAACTTGAAGTATTCGATGTAGGAATGATTCATAATGCCTTACGGGTTGCCCAAAAAGGGCTAATTAAACCGCCATTCTTTTTTCAATTTGTATTGGGTGCCCAGGGAGGGATACCAGCTTCGCCAGAGAATTTGATGTTCATGAGAAACAGCATTCCCGAAGGTGCAATATGGTCAGCCATTGGGGCAAGTAAAGATCAATTAATGATCAATACAATGACCATCCTGCTTGGCGGGCATGTTCGCGTCGGCATGGAAGACGCAGTTTATTTTCGCAAGGGAGAACTTGCCAAAACCAATGCTCAATTTGTGGCAAGAATAGTGGAATTAGCAAAAACATTAGGCAGGGAAGTGGCAACACCAGATGAAGCGAGAGCGATGATAGGATTAAAAGTAAATAATGCTGCACACGCTTAA
- a CDS encoding thioesterase family protein produces MAEFRFGVRWGDTDAAGIVFYPNFYKWMDDATHEFLSAIGYPTSTLYAEQQVNVPLLEANCQFKSPLFFEDRVTVRSAVVELHQKVFKINHEFFKDEKLVAEGFEIRAWTSFKEKPKSYPIPDEVREKMMPANAKAVNG; encoded by the coding sequence ATCGCAGAGTTCCGGTTTGGAGTAAGGTGGGGAGATACGGATGCTGCCGGAATCGTATTTTATCCCAATTTTTATAAATGGATGGATGATGCAACACATGAGTTTCTATCCGCCATAGGATATCCAACGTCTACTTTGTACGCTGAACAACAAGTCAATGTTCCCCTGCTAGAAGCGAACTGTCAGTTTAAGAGTCCGCTATTTTTTGAAGATCGTGTGACTGTTCGCAGTGCAGTCGTGGAATTACACCAAAAAGTATTTAAAATAAATCATGAATTTTTCAAGGATGAAAAATTAGTAGCGGAAGGATTTGAGATTCGTGCATGGACATCGTTTAAAGAAAAGCCAAAGTCTTATCCAATTCCAGATGAAGTAAGGGAAAAAATGATGCCAGCAAATGCAAAGGCGGTAAATGGTTAA
- a CDS encoding IclR family transcriptional regulator: MEIVKSGSTIQSLQIGMSILDLLASQRKPLRFSDIQELTEITKSNLYKYLNTLTQLELLYRDKTTGMYHLGSKLIQYGMAAIGNEDITSRITPYLQEISHHTSCTVLFSVWTYDGPTTAKIWNSNQNLNIGAQLGTRLPPSSSSGKVFTVFQDPSLTADWIEKDRNVTGDFLRESEEYHEIHKNKIAFAKEPLVPSVSSISIPVFNYNAELLGAITAVGFTESIPDHYEDPLSQYLRKSCLEISKVFGYTEA; the protein is encoded by the coding sequence ATGGAAATCGTAAAATCTGGATCGACGATTCAATCATTGCAAATAGGAATGAGCATTTTAGATTTGCTTGCTTCCCAAAGAAAACCTTTAAGATTCTCGGATATTCAAGAGTTGACGGAAATAACGAAAAGTAATCTCTATAAGTATTTGAATACGTTAACGCAGCTCGAACTGCTATATCGTGATAAGACCACTGGTATGTATCACCTTGGCAGCAAGCTGATTCAATATGGCATGGCAGCCATAGGGAATGAGGACATCACAAGCCGAATCACTCCATACTTGCAGGAAATCAGTCACCATACCTCCTGCACAGTCCTTTTTTCCGTTTGGACTTACGATGGACCTACAACGGCAAAAATATGGAACTCCAATCAAAACCTGAATATCGGTGCCCAGCTAGGTACGCGTTTACCTCCTTCCTCTTCTTCCGGAAAAGTATTCACTGTATTCCAGGATCCTTCCTTGACAGCGGATTGGATTGAAAAGGATCGTAATGTTACGGGGGATTTTCTTAGAGAATCTGAGGAGTATCATGAAATTCACAAAAACAAAATCGCGTTTGCCAAGGAGCCTCTTGTCCCTTCCGTTTCCTCCATATCCATTCCGGTTTTCAATTACAATGCGGAATTATTGGGCGCAATCACTGCCGTTGGATTCACGGAAAGCATTCCGGATCATTACGAAGATCCTTTAAGTCAATATCTAAGAAAGAGCTGTTTGGAAATCTCGAAAGTCTTCGGATATACCGAAGCTTAA
- a CDS encoding fumarylacetoacetate hydrolase family protein — protein sequence MKLVTFSNEGFTRIGALYPNNEIVDLNYAYQALLESEGKLRSEQIAEAYVPAAMEAFLQGGRESLSIAEKAADHAFHNRNSFRHKLIHHVENIKLEAPVQKPGKIICVGHNYREHIAEMGRELPPFPVVFAKFANTVIGPQDDIPFFPISEQLDYEAEFAFVVGQRARNVSQEEALDYVAGYTIANDVTYRDIQRRTLEWLQGKTVEGSAPMGPWLVTSDELPDPSGLNVRLTVNGEERQKTNTANFVFDVKYLVEFLSNLMTLEPGDIVLTGTPGGVGVARDPQAFLKDGDVVKIEIDKIGYLENRVSRAGEGK from the coding sequence ATGAAATTAGTAACTTTCAGCAATGAAGGATTTACACGTATTGGAGCACTTTATCCGAATAATGAAATAGTTGACTTGAACTATGCATATCAAGCGTTGCTCGAGAGCGAGGGGAAACTGCGCAGTGAACAAATTGCCGAGGCGTATGTTCCAGCCGCAATGGAAGCGTTTTTACAGGGAGGGAGAGAAAGCCTTTCCATCGCCGAAAAGGCTGCAGATCATGCATTCCATAATCGAAACTCTTTCAGACATAAGCTGATCCATCATGTTGAAAACATCAAACTTGAGGCACCTGTCCAAAAGCCGGGGAAAATCATTTGTGTCGGGCACAACTACCGTGAACACATCGCTGAAATGGGCCGCGAATTACCGCCATTCCCAGTGGTTTTTGCAAAGTTCGCCAATACGGTGATCGGTCCCCAGGATGACATTCCGTTCTTCCCCATTTCTGAACAGCTTGATTATGAAGCGGAATTCGCTTTTGTCGTCGGTCAAAGGGCACGAAATGTTTCTCAAGAGGAAGCACTTGATTATGTAGCAGGTTATACGATTGCCAATGATGTTACGTATCGTGATATCCAACGCCGCACCCTTGAATGGCTTCAAGGAAAAACCGTTGAAGGAAGTGCTCCGATGGGACCTTGGTTAGTCACTTCCGATGAGCTGCCCGATCCATCTGGTTTAAATGTTCGGTTGACTGTTAATGGAGAAGAACGCCAAAAAACGAATACAGCCAACTTCGTATTCGACGTGAAATATTTAGTCGAATTCCTATCGAACTTAATGACTCTGGAACCTGGTGACATTGTCCTCACTGGAACACCGGGTGGGGTAGGAGTGGCCCGCGATCCACAAGCATTCTTAAAAGATGGTGATGTAGTCAAGATCGAAATCGACAAAATAGGTTATCTTGAAAATCGTGTGAGTCGTGCCGGGGAGGGGAAATGA
- a CDS encoding DinB family protein: MMASQNIAKSIASIQQSIDHILETTKNLPEETIRCNPTEDEWSILQILSHIAEAIPYWLGEVQTVVAMPGSKWGRGLQDPARLAAVTDTERLSVDDVKKHVEELKDEVESVLGNLDEETLSIESPHRNFIKFGNKPVSYIVDHFIDEHISGHYGQIKRNLSKM, translated from the coding sequence ATGATGGCTTCTCAGAACATCGCAAAATCGATTGCATCAATTCAGCAATCGATAGACCATATTTTGGAAACGACCAAAAACCTTCCGGAAGAAACGATCCGCTGTAACCCTACAGAAGATGAATGGTCAATCTTGCAAATACTTTCCCATATAGCGGAAGCCATTCCTTATTGGTTAGGTGAAGTGCAAACGGTAGTGGCTATGCCTGGCTCCAAATGGGGCCGCGGATTGCAGGATCCGGCCCGATTGGCAGCAGTTACCGATACGGAACGGCTTTCTGTCGATGATGTCAAAAAACATGTGGAGGAGCTCAAAGATGAAGTGGAGAGCGTGCTCGGGAATTTAGATGAAGAAACGCTATCTATAGAGTCACCACATCGGAACTTTATTAAATTTGGAAATAAACCCGTTTCTTATATTGTTGATCACTTCATCGATGAACACATATCAGGACACTATGGACAGATCAAGCGAAATCTTTCAAAAATGTAA